One genomic segment of Luteimonas galliterrae includes these proteins:
- the pip gene encoding prolyl aminopeptidase → MRDLYPDIEPYDSGTLKVDDRHTLYYEQCGNPDGKPVVLLHGGPGAGCSPKMRRFHDPEKYRIVLFDQRGSGRSTPHADLVNNTTWDLVGDIEKLRSKLGIERWQVFGGSWGSTLALAYAQAHPQRATELVLRGIFMLRRWELEWFYQEGASRLFPDAWEHYLAAIPPVERHDLISAFHRRLTSEDEAVRLSAARAWSVWEGATSFLHVDGDFVSGHEDARFALAFARIENHYFVNGGFFEAEDQLLRDAHRIAGIPGVIVHGRYDVVCPIQNAWELHKAWPKSKLEITPASGHSAFEAENVDALVRATDSFA, encoded by the coding sequence ATGCGCGATCTTTACCCGGACATCGAACCCTACGACAGCGGTACGCTGAAGGTCGACGACCGCCATACGCTTTACTACGAACAATGCGGCAATCCGGACGGCAAGCCAGTCGTGCTGCTGCACGGCGGCCCCGGCGCCGGTTGCAGTCCCAAGATGCGCCGTTTCCACGACCCCGAGAAGTACAGGATCGTGCTGTTCGACCAGCGCGGCAGCGGCCGTTCCACGCCGCATGCGGATCTGGTGAACAACACGACGTGGGACCTGGTCGGCGACATCGAAAAGCTGCGCAGCAAGCTCGGCATCGAGCGGTGGCAGGTGTTCGGCGGTTCCTGGGGTTCGACGCTGGCGCTGGCCTACGCGCAGGCACATCCGCAGCGCGCGACCGAGTTGGTGCTGCGCGGCATCTTCATGCTGCGGCGATGGGAGCTGGAGTGGTTCTATCAGGAAGGCGCGTCGCGGCTGTTTCCAGATGCGTGGGAGCACTATCTGGCCGCGATCCCGCCGGTCGAACGCCACGATCTTATTTCCGCGTTCCATCGCCGCCTGACCAGCGAGGACGAGGCGGTGCGCCTGTCCGCCGCGCGCGCCTGGAGCGTATGGGAAGGCGCGACCAGCTTCCTGCATGTGGACGGCGATTTCGTCAGCGGCCATGAGGACGCGCGGTTCGCGCTCGCTTTCGCCCGCATCGAGAACCATTATTTCGTCAATGGCGGCTTTTTCGAAGCCGAAGACCAGTTGCTGCGCGATGCGCACAGGATCGCCGGCATTCCCGGCGTGATCGTCCATGGCCGCTACGATGTGGTCTGCCCGATCCAGAACGCGTGGGAGCTGCACAAAGCCTGGCCGAAATCGAAGCTGGAGATCACGCCCGCTTCGGGCCATTCGGCGTTCGAAGCCGAGAATGTCGACGCGCTGGTGCGCGCAACCGATAGCTTCGCATGA
- the prmC gene encoding peptide chain release factor N(5)-glutamine methyltransferase — MAGTAPTLEHALRAARGRIAAEDAELLLLHALQRRDRAWLFAHAADPVPADAASRFESLIARREQGEPVAYLLGRRGFWTLDLETTPAVLIPRPETELLVEQAAVRIPADRSVRVADLGTGSGAIALAIASERPQASVVATDASEAALAVARANARAHGIRNVEFRHGDWLSPLAGERFDLIASNPPYIAAGDPHLRQGDLRFEPESALASGSDGLDAIRTIVRAAPAHLLPGGWLLLEHGWEQGEAVRGLLRLAGFVDVATERDLESRDRVTLGRWS; from the coding sequence ATGGCCGGCACCGCACCCACGCTCGAGCATGCGCTGCGCGCTGCGCGCGGACGCATCGCGGCCGAGGATGCGGAGCTGCTGTTGCTGCATGCATTGCAGCGCCGCGACCGCGCTTGGCTGTTCGCGCATGCCGCCGATCCGGTGCCTGCCGACGCGGCGTCCCGTTTCGAATCGCTGATCGCCCGCCGCGAGCAGGGCGAGCCGGTCGCTTATCTGCTCGGCCGACGCGGGTTCTGGACTTTGGACCTCGAAACGACGCCGGCGGTGCTCATCCCGCGCCCCGAAACCGAATTGCTGGTGGAGCAGGCGGCGGTGCGCATCCCCGCCGATCGTTCCGTGCGCGTGGCCGACCTCGGCACCGGCAGCGGCGCGATCGCCCTGGCCATCGCAAGCGAACGGCCGCAAGCCAGCGTAGTGGCTACCGACGCCAGCGAAGCGGCGCTGGCCGTGGCTCGCGCGAACGCGCGCGCGCACGGGATCCGCAATGTCGAATTCCGCCACGGCGACTGGCTGTCGCCGCTGGCCGGCGAGCGTTTCGACCTGATCGCCAGCAATCCGCCGTACATCGCCGCCGGCGACCCGCACCTGCGGCAGGGCGATCTGCGCTTCGAACCGGAAAGCGCGCTGGCGTCGGGCAGCGACGGGCTCGACGCGATCCGCACCATCGTCCGTGCTGCGCCCGCGCATCTGCTGCCCGGCGGCTGGCTGCTGCTCGAGCATGGCTGGGAGCAGGGCGAGGCGGTGCGCGGCCTGTTGCGGCTCGCGGGCTTCGTCGATGTCGCCACCGAGCGCGATCTGGAAAGCCGCGACCGCGTGACTCTCGGCCGCTGGTCCTAA
- a CDS encoding NAD(P) transhydrogenase subunit alpha: protein MAVTIGVARETAPGEKRVAATPETCKKLIAAGAMVHVERGAGTGAHFTDQAYADAGAQIVADRAAAYGGADLVLCVQPPDAAAIGTLKPGAALVGMLQPQADEARAAALQSRQIVAFPLEKLPRTTRAQAMDVLSSQAGMAGYKAVLIAAQLAPRFFPMLTTAAGTIRPSKLLVIGAGVAGLQAIATAKRLGAQVEGFDVRPEVREQIESLGGKFLDLGVSAAGEGGYARQLTDEERAEQQRRLGEHIKNIDVIVCTAAVPGRPAPKIVSAAMVAGMKPGSVLVDLAAETGGNCELTRPGETVEQGGVTIAGPLNLASSGAMHASEMYARNLFNFVSLFVKDGAIAFDWGDELLAKTVWPERPAA, encoded by the coding sequence ATGGCAGTCACCATAGGCGTTGCGCGCGAAACGGCGCCGGGCGAGAAGCGCGTTGCGGCCACGCCGGAAACCTGCAAGAAGCTGATCGCGGCCGGCGCCATGGTGCACGTCGAACGCGGCGCCGGCACTGGCGCGCATTTCACCGACCAGGCCTATGCGGATGCAGGCGCGCAGATCGTCGCCGACCGCGCCGCCGCCTACGGCGGCGCCGATCTGGTGCTTTGCGTGCAGCCGCCCGACGCCGCGGCGATCGGCACGCTCAAGCCGGGCGCCGCGCTGGTGGGCATGCTGCAGCCGCAGGCGGACGAAGCCCGCGCCGCGGCGCTGCAGTCGCGCCAGATCGTGGCCTTTCCGTTGGAGAAGCTGCCGCGCACCACGCGCGCGCAGGCCATGGACGTGCTGAGCTCGCAGGCCGGCATGGCCGGTTACAAGGCCGTGCTGATCGCGGCGCAGCTGGCGCCGCGTTTCTTCCCGATGCTGACGACCGCCGCCGGCACTATCCGTCCTTCGAAACTGCTGGTGATCGGCGCCGGCGTGGCCGGCCTGCAGGCCATCGCGACCGCCAAGCGCCTCGGTGCGCAAGTCGAGGGCTTCGACGTGCGTCCGGAAGTGCGCGAGCAGATCGAGTCGCTGGGCGGCAAATTCCTGGACCTGGGCGTCAGCGCCGCGGGCGAGGGCGGTTATGCGCGCCAGCTCACCGACGAGGAGCGCGCCGAACAGCAGCGTCGTCTGGGCGAGCACATCAAGAACATCGACGTGATCGTCTGCACCGCCGCGGTGCCTGGACGTCCGGCGCCGAAGATCGTCAGTGCGGCGATGGTCGCGGGCATGAAGCCGGGCAGCGTGCTAGTGGACCTGGCCGCGGAAACCGGCGGCAATTGCGAGCTCACCCGGCCCGGCGAAACCGTCGAGCAGGGCGGCGTCACCATCGCCGGGCCTTTGAACTTGGCCAGCAGCGGCGCCATGCACGCAAGCGAGATGTATGCGCGCAACCTGTTCAATTTCGTCAGCTTGTTCGTCAAGGACGGCGCGATCGCGTTCGACTGGGGCGACGAACTGTTGGCCAAGACGGTTTGGCCGGAGCGGCCTGCGGCTTAA
- a CDS encoding nitroreductase family protein yields the protein MNKETLAALDARRSVPAKQLDAPGPDHDTLLRMLQSACRVPDHGKRVPFRFLRIAGDDRAALGEILVARTRERDPGAGDAAIEKDRGRFSHAPVIVAVVARLGPDEKIPEQERLLSAGCVCFALLQAAQALGYGAQWLTGWPAYDPAILQVLGLDADEKIAGFIHIGTPRLEAPERERPDPQDLLSDWTAE from the coding sequence GTGAATAAAGAAACGCTGGCCGCCCTCGACGCGCGCCGATCGGTCCCGGCCAAGCAGCTCGACGCCCCCGGTCCGGACCACGACACCTTGCTGCGGATGCTGCAGTCGGCCTGCCGTGTGCCCGACCACGGCAAGCGGGTGCCGTTCCGGTTCCTGAGGATCGCCGGGGACGATCGGGCGGCCCTGGGCGAAATACTCGTCGCACGGACGCGTGAGCGGGATCCCGGCGCCGGAGACGCGGCCATCGAGAAGGATCGCGGCCGTTTCTCGCACGCGCCGGTAATCGTGGCGGTGGTCGCCAGGCTCGGTCCCGACGAGAAAATTCCTGAACAGGAACGCTTGCTTTCGGCCGGCTGCGTCTGTTTTGCCCTGCTGCAGGCGGCGCAGGCGCTGGGTTACGGCGCGCAATGGCTGACCGGGTGGCCAGCCTACGATCCGGCGATCCTGCAGGTCCTGGGCCTGGACGCGGACGAAAAGATCGCCGGTTTCATCCACATCGGCACGCCCAGGCTGGAAGCGCCGGAGCGCGAGCGTCCCGACCCGCAGGACCTGCTCAGCGACTGGACCGCGGAATGA
- a CDS encoding DUF1631 family protein: MTLPLDKFGSGASVHASRQAPTFLVESLKRTALDQLGGITRGLLRPIELALHEIELEAPGTRRADQEALGMLKQREAALVMRYRQLLADSFDQLLTPSASEYGRTALSLLSEEELGQHLDAQRIAATLRARHARSLLGAEARFSTLVRSLGVSDTKQPIDPETLSELLVKMLQGQAVPDGLRELLFKQYQVELSHVLDAFYTQVDTQLGAAGYGLFVAAPVSRPVAAPAPAAPAEAMWEQVAPRADAPAGYTGAAPAGYPGAAPSGYAGGGAPAGPASGAGPAQLGVASEQLVRELGLLREQLHHWRQQAGMATHATLPRTAGMDALPNAQRRPLRTDELRSVASLLQGEDTSQFAEALAHGGGRLQAALREEMLEGARKLGLDPQYTSLSPEEQDAIDLIGLLFEAICDVHRLWEEGRGLLGRLVLPYLKLALHDDSLFVQPLHPARRLLDVLTEACESNRGASPHDRELLDKAQQAVERVIAEYQEDLSVFELAASELNELVVQQRRRIELAERRAAEAAFGRERLMQARQDAAEALAQCVRDYKLTAPVRQFMSEHWQHHVVQTLLRDGVDSARHIGAMNLGQALVEIDIAAGSAQGAVIADRLLLLMPLLRDCLASSGLDASAADEAIARLVRALAWPDVPRSVVTPVPVPALETVEAEPALRLIDNTSQRQVNQDALSAMRRLSLGDWVRLIDDEGFERALKVAWISPLTSRFLIVNRRGVRELVATAEQLALLAQAGRLIVGLPDAPFEGAMKQVWKHLQRAA, from the coding sequence ATGACCTTGCCCCTGGACAAATTCGGCTCAGGCGCTTCGGTGCATGCTTCCCGGCAGGCCCCGACGTTCCTGGTCGAAAGCCTCAAGCGCACTGCGCTCGACCAGTTGGGCGGGATCACCCGCGGCCTGCTGCGGCCGATCGAACTGGCGCTGCACGAAATCGAACTGGAGGCGCCCGGCACCCGCCGCGCCGACCAGGAAGCGCTGGGCATGCTCAAGCAGCGCGAGGCGGCGCTGGTGATGCGCTACCGGCAGCTGCTGGCGGACAGCTTCGACCAATTGCTTACGCCCAGCGCCTCCGAGTACGGCCGCACCGCGCTGAGCCTGCTCAGCGAGGAAGAACTGGGCCAGCACCTGGATGCGCAGCGCATCGCCGCTACGCTCAGGGCGCGGCATGCGCGTTCGCTGCTGGGCGCCGAAGCGCGCTTCTCCACACTGGTGCGGTCGCTGGGCGTCAGCGATACCAAGCAGCCGATCGACCCGGAAACGCTGTCCGAGCTGCTGGTCAAGATGCTGCAGGGCCAGGCCGTGCCGGACGGCCTGCGCGAGTTGCTGTTCAAGCAGTACCAGGTCGAATTGAGCCATGTGCTCGATGCTTTCTACACCCAGGTCGATACCCAGCTGGGCGCGGCCGGTTACGGGCTGTTCGTCGCCGCGCCGGTTTCGCGCCCGGTCGCGGCGCCCGCGCCCGCGGCGCCCGCCGAGGCGATGTGGGAACAAGTCGCGCCGCGCGCGGACGCGCCTGCCGGTTACACGGGTGCAGCGCCTGCCGGCTATCCGGGCGCCGCGCCTTCTGGCTATGCGGGCGGCGGTGCCCCGGCCGGCCCCGCATCGGGCGCCGGTCCTGCCCAGCTCGGCGTGGCCTCGGAACAACTGGTGCGCGAACTGGGCCTGCTGCGCGAGCAGTTGCATCACTGGCGGCAGCAGGCGGGTATGGCGACGCATGCCACATTGCCGCGCACGGCCGGGATGGACGCGTTGCCCAACGCGCAACGCCGGCCGTTGCGCACCGACGAGTTGCGCAGCGTCGCGAGCCTGTTGCAGGGCGAAGACACCAGCCAATTCGCCGAAGCGTTGGCGCATGGCGGCGGCCGCCTGCAGGCGGCGCTGCGCGAAGAAATGCTGGAAGGCGCGCGCAAGCTCGGCCTGGACCCGCAATACACCAGCCTGAGCCCGGAAGAACAGGATGCGATCGACCTGATCGGCCTGCTGTTCGAAGCGATCTGCGACGTGCACCGTTTGTGGGAAGAAGGCCGCGGCCTGCTCGGCCGCCTGGTGCTGCCGTATCTCAAGCTGGCGCTGCACGACGACAGCCTGTTCGTGCAGCCGCTGCATCCGGCACGCCGCTTGTTGGACGTGCTGACCGAGGCCTGCGAGAGCAATCGCGGCGCCAGTCCGCACGATCGCGAACTGCTCGACAAGGCGCAGCAAGCGGTCGAGCGCGTCATCGCCGAATATCAGGAAGACCTGAGCGTCTTCGAGCTGGCCGCTTCCGAATTGAACGAACTGGTGGTGCAGCAGCGGCGCCGCATCGAGCTGGCCGAGCGCCGCGCCGCCGAAGCGGCTTTCGGCCGCGAGCGCCTGATGCAGGCGCGCCAGGACGCCGCCGAAGCCCTGGCGCAGTGCGTGCGCGACTACAAGCTCACCGCGCCGGTGCGGCAGTTCATGAGCGAGCACTGGCAGCATCATGTGGTGCAGACGCTGCTGCGCGATGGCGTCGATTCGGCGCGCCATATCGGGGCGATGAATCTGGGGCAGGCGCTGGTGGAGATCGACATCGCCGCCGGCTCGGCGCAGGGCGCGGTGATCGCCGACCGCCTGCTGCTGCTGATGCCGCTGCTGCGCGACTGCCTGGCCAGTTCGGGCCTGGATGCGAGCGCCGCGGACGAGGCGATCGCGCGCCTGGTGCGTGCGCTGGCGTGGCCGGACGTGCCGCGCTCGGTCGTGACGCCTGTGCCGGTGCCGGCCTTGGAAACGGTCGAAGCGGAGCCCGCACTGCGGCTGATCGACAATACCTCGCAGCGCCAGGTCAACCAGGACGCCTTGTCCGCGATGCGCCGCCTGTCGCTCGGCGACTGGGTGCGGCTGATCGACGACGAAGGTTTCGAGCGTGCGCTGAAAGTCGCATGGATCAGTCCGTTGACGTCGCGTTTCCTGATCGTCAACCGCCGCGGCGTGCGAGAGCTGGTCGCTACGGCCGAACAACTGGCGTTGCTGGCGCAAGCCGGCCGGTTGATCGTGGGTTTGCCGGACGCGCCGTTCGAAGGGGCGATGAAACAGGTCTGGAAGCACCTCCAGCGCGCGGCTTGA
- a CDS encoding NAD(P) transhydrogenase subunit alpha, translated as MSDGFVALYIFMLAAIAGHVIISRVPVILHTPLMSGSNFIHGIVLIGAMVVLGHADTTLEKAIGFVAVLLGAGNAAGGYVVTERMLEMFKSSKKPEAK; from the coding sequence ATGAGCGACGGCTTTGTGGCGCTGTACATCTTCATGCTGGCGGCGATCGCCGGCCACGTGATCATTTCGCGGGTGCCGGTGATCCTGCACACGCCGCTGATGTCGGGCAGCAACTTCATCCACGGCATCGTGCTGATCGGTGCGATGGTGGTGCTGGGACACGCGGACACCACGTTGGAGAAGGCGATCGGCTTCGTCGCGGTGCTGCTGGGCGCGGGCAACGCGGCTGGCGGTTATGTCGTCACCGAGCGGATGCTGGAGATGTTCAAGTCCTCCAAGAAGCCGGAGGCCAAGTGA
- a CDS encoding alkylphosphonate utilization protein, whose product MSTRWCAQPIASHDRDQETEMTDETAKPKDSNGTILDEGDSVTLIKDLKVKGTSVTLKRGTLIKNIRLTDDEALIECNAEKVKGLVLRTEFLKKA is encoded by the coding sequence ATGTCGACGCGCTGGTGCGCGCAACCGATAGCTTCGCATGACCGCGATCAGGAGACGGAAATGACCGACGAAACCGCCAAGCCGAAAGACAGCAACGGCACGATTCTCGATGAAGGCGACTCGGTCACGCTGATCAAGGACCTGAAAGTGAAGGGCACATCGGTCACCCTGAAGCGCGGAACGCTGATCAAGAACATCCGCCTGACCGACGACGAAGCGCTTATCGAGTGCAACGCCGAAAAAGTGAAGGGCCTTGTGCTCAGAACCGAGTTCCTGAAAAAAGCCTGA
- a CDS encoding DUF3106 domain-containing protein — MTNKAYWLAAALALAGLASAAQAQDRTQSIPLPAWEQLTPAQRDELIAPMRERWNRSPEDRQRMYDHAKRWRSMSPDERREARKGMHRWEKMDPARREQARALFERMRTMSPEERKALRDQWHAMTPEQRQQWIDKNPARKP, encoded by the coding sequence ATGACGAACAAAGCATATTGGCTGGCGGCAGCGCTCGCACTGGCCGGCCTGGCGAGCGCCGCGCAAGCGCAAGACAGGACGCAATCGATCCCGCTGCCGGCCTGGGAGCAACTGACCCCGGCCCAGCGCGACGAACTGATCGCACCGATGCGCGAACGCTGGAACCGTTCGCCCGAAGATCGGCAGCGCATGTACGACCACGCCAAACGCTGGCGGAGCATGAGCCCGGACGAGCGCCGCGAAGCACGCAAGGGCATGCACCGCTGGGAGAAGATGGATCCGGCCAGGCGCGAACAAGCGCGTGCACTGTTCGAACGCATGCGCACGATGAGTCCCGAGGAGCGCAAGGCCCTACGCGACCAGTGGCATGCGATGACGCCCGAGCAGCGTCAGCAGTGGATCGACAAGAATCCAGCCCGAAAGCCTTAA
- a CDS encoding NAD(P)(+) transhydrogenase (Re/Si-specific) subunit beta, with translation MDWLPLLVKTSYLVAATLFLLGLQRMASPKTARSGIQWAGAGMLIATFATFLLPGLHNLPLIATALVIGTAAAWISGKKVAITDMPQMVALYNGMGGGSAAAIGAVELLRMSGESQASLPSQGPSTMVLVLAVVGALIGAVSLSGSIIAWAKLDGRMDKRYTFPGQQYFNAAVAMAAVALGGLVIHSLGVPTIIAFFICALALGVLMTLPIGGADMPVVISLYNALTGLAVAFEGYVLQNEALIIAGMMVGAAGTLLTQLMAKAMNRSIKSVLFSNFGGGGEMQEITGAQKPIEAGDVAAMMAYAERVVIVPGYGMAVAQAQHKIWELTQKLIERGVKVKFAIHPVAGRMPGHMNVLLAEAGVPYDLIADMDDINPEFAATDVSLVIGANDVVNPVAKTDPASPIYGMPILDVVDSKNTIVIKRGKGTGFAGIENALFYADNTRMLYGDGAEMAAALVSELKALDGGH, from the coding sequence ATGGATTGGCTGCCGCTGCTGGTGAAAACGAGCTATCTGGTCGCCGCTACGCTGTTCCTGCTGGGCCTGCAGCGCATGGCCTCGCCCAAGACCGCACGCAGCGGCATCCAGTGGGCCGGCGCGGGCATGCTGATCGCCACTTTCGCGACCTTCCTGCTGCCGGGGTTGCACAACCTGCCGCTGATCGCCACCGCATTGGTCATCGGCACCGCCGCGGCGTGGATCTCGGGCAAGAAGGTCGCCATCACCGACATGCCGCAGATGGTGGCGCTGTACAACGGCATGGGCGGCGGGTCGGCGGCGGCGATCGGTGCCGTCGAATTGTTGCGCATGAGCGGCGAGTCGCAGGCGTCTTTGCCGTCGCAGGGCCCGTCGACCATGGTCTTGGTGCTCGCGGTCGTCGGCGCTCTGATCGGCGCCGTGTCGCTATCCGGTTCGATCATCGCCTGGGCCAAGCTCGACGGCCGCATGGACAAGCGCTACACCTTTCCGGGCCAGCAATACTTCAACGCGGCGGTGGCGATGGCCGCGGTCGCGCTCGGCGGCCTGGTGATCCATTCGCTGGGCGTGCCGACGATCATCGCGTTCTTCATCTGCGCGCTCGCGCTCGGCGTGCTGATGACGCTGCCGATCGGCGGCGCCGACATGCCCGTGGTGATCTCGCTGTACAACGCGCTGACCGGCCTGGCGGTGGCTTTCGAAGGTTATGTGCTGCAGAACGAGGCGCTGATCATCGCCGGCATGATGGTCGGCGCGGCCGGTACGCTGCTGACCCAGCTGATGGCCAAGGCCATGAACCGCTCGATCAAGAGCGTGCTGTTCTCGAATTTCGGCGGCGGCGGCGAAATGCAGGAGATCACCGGCGCGCAGAAGCCGATCGAGGCCGGCGACGTGGCCGCGATGATGGCCTACGCCGAGCGCGTGGTGATCGTGCCCGGTTACGGCATGGCGGTGGCGCAGGCGCAGCACAAGATCTGGGAACTGACGCAGAAACTGATCGAGCGCGGCGTGAAAGTGAAATTCGCGATCCATCCGGTCGCCGGCCGCATGCCCGGGCACATGAACGTGCTGCTGGCCGAGGCGGGCGTGCCTTACGACCTGATCGCCGACATGGACGACATCAATCCGGAATTCGCCGCCACCGACGTCAGCCTGGTGATCGGCGCCAACGACGTGGTCAATCCCGTCGCCAAGACCGATCCGGCCAGCCCGATCTACGGCATGCCGATCCTGGACGTGGTCGATTCCAAGAACACCATCGTCATCAAGCGCGGCAAGGGCACCGGTTTCGCCGGCATCGAAAATGCGCTGTTCTACGCCGACAACACGCGCATGCTGTACGGCGACGGCGCCGAGATGGCCGCGGCGCTGGTGAGCGAGCTCAAGGCGTTGGACGGCGGGCACTAA
- a CDS encoding 5'-3' exonuclease, whose amino-acid sequence MNGARPTLYLVDASLYVFRAWHSMPDEWHDADGWPLNAVHGFARFVLELLERERPQHIVVAFDEALDSCFRNELYPAYKANREPAPEELKRQFAHCKAVCAALGLATLAHPEYEADDLIGSALHSMRGQGFRGVIVSADKDLSQLLGEHDEQFDFGKGLRWGMAGVKARHGVDAHQIADYLALAGDAIDNIPGVTGIGSKTAAVLLAHFGNLDAMLDRVEEIPYLRIRGAAQLAVKLRAQREQALLYRRLSTIALDAPLGEAVSFARRTTDAAIVTALCDNLRFGPLTRRRFQAAAGLAVALSSSPS is encoded by the coding sequence ATGAACGGCGCGCGGCCGACGCTGTATCTGGTCGACGCCAGCCTGTACGTCTTCCGCGCCTGGCATTCGATGCCCGACGAGTGGCACGACGCCGACGGTTGGCCGCTCAATGCCGTGCACGGCTTCGCCCGCTTCGTGCTGGAGCTGCTGGAACGCGAGCGGCCGCAGCACATCGTGGTGGCCTTCGACGAAGCGCTCGATTCCTGTTTCCGCAACGAGCTTTATCCCGCCTACAAGGCCAACCGCGAACCGGCGCCGGAAGAACTCAAGCGCCAGTTCGCCCATTGCAAGGCGGTCTGCGCCGCATTGGGGCTGGCGACGCTGGCGCATCCCGAATACGAAGCGGACGATTTGATCGGCAGCGCGCTGCACAGCATGCGCGGACAAGGCTTCCGCGGCGTGATCGTGTCTGCGGACAAGGACTTGTCGCAATTGCTCGGCGAGCACGACGAGCAGTTCGATTTCGGCAAGGGGCTGCGTTGGGGCATGGCCGGCGTCAAGGCGCGGCACGGCGTGGATGCGCACCAGATCGCCGATTACCTGGCGCTGGCCGGCGACGCCATCGACAATATTCCCGGCGTCACCGGTATCGGCAGCAAGACGGCCGCGGTGTTGCTGGCGCATTTCGGCAACCTGGATGCGATGCTGGATCGGGTCGAAGAAATCCCTTACCTGCGCATCCGCGGCGCTGCGCAGCTGGCGGTGAAATTGCGCGCCCAGCGCGAACAGGCGCTGCTGTACCGGCGCCTGTCGACCATCGCGCTGGATGCGCCGCTGGGCGAAGCGGTCTCTTTCGCGCGCCGAACGACCGACGCCGCGATCGTGACGGCCTTGTGCGACAACCTGCGCTTCGGCCCGCTCACCCGGCGCCGGTTCCAGGCCGCGGCGGGGCTGGCGGTCGCGTTGTCATCGTCGCCGTCGTAG
- a CDS encoding RNA polymerase sigma factor, translating to MEPASIEPASIEPASIEPASIEQFLAGIGNRAFRFAELGLRHRDDALDAVQDAMMKMLAYRERPAAEWTPLFWSILRSRIVDAQRRRTFRLRWLSPQEPRDDDGAIDWADEGPDPQRAHDGREAYGKLAQALRELPRRQREAFSLRVLEELNVADTAKAMGCTEGSVKTHLSRAREALQKQLEDWR from the coding sequence ATCGAGCCGGCTTCGATCGAGCCGGCTTCGATCGAGCCGGCTTCGATCGAGCCGGCTTCGATCGAGCAATTCCTGGCCGGCATCGGCAACCGCGCCTTCCGTTTCGCCGAACTCGGGCTGCGCCACCGCGACGACGCGCTGGACGCGGTGCAGGACGCGATGATGAAGATGCTGGCCTATCGCGAGCGCCCGGCGGCGGAATGGACGCCGTTGTTCTGGAGCATCCTGCGCAGCCGCATCGTCGACGCGCAGCGGCGGCGCACGTTCCGGCTGCGCTGGCTGTCGCCGCAAGAGCCGCGCGACGACGACGGCGCGATCGATTGGGCCGACGAAGGGCCGGATCCGCAACGCGCCCACGACGGGCGCGAGGCCTACGGCAAACTCGCGCAAGCTTTGCGGGAGCTGCCGCGCCGGCAGCGCGAGGCGTTCAGCTTGCGCGTGCTGGAGGAATTGAACGTGGCCGACACGGCCAAAGCGATGGGCTGCACCGAGGGCTCGGTGAAAACCCACCTGTCGCGGGCCCGCGAGGCGTTGCAGAAACAACTGGAAGACTGGCGATGA
- a CDS encoding NUDIX hydrolase — protein sequence MGEDVELLYQGDWLRLVKRGHWESCERTHGQGMAVIVIAVTPDDEVLFVEQYRVPLGAKTIEMPAGLVGDDHAHDTLEAAARREIVEETGWEAGKIEVLLIGPTSSGMSNERIAFVRARELRKVGAGGGVGNEDITVHTVPRLEAPAWLMQKYREGYELDLKLWAGLWMIEHNPDGSRADEEPLIV from the coding sequence ATGGGCGAAGACGTCGAACTTCTTTATCAGGGCGACTGGCTGCGGCTGGTCAAGCGCGGCCATTGGGAATCCTGCGAGCGCACGCACGGCCAGGGCATGGCGGTGATCGTGATCGCGGTGACGCCGGACGACGAGGTGTTGTTCGTCGAACAGTACCGCGTGCCGCTGGGCGCGAAGACCATCGAGATGCCGGCCGGGCTGGTCGGCGACGACCATGCGCACGACACGCTGGAAGCGGCCGCGCGCCGCGAAATCGTCGAGGAAACCGGTTGGGAAGCCGGCAAGATCGAAGTCCTGCTGATCGGCCCCACCTCGTCGGGCATGAGCAACGAGCGCATCGCCTTCGTCCGCGCGCGCGAGCTGAGAAAAGTAGGCGCCGGCGGCGGCGTGGGCAACGAGGACATCACCGTGCACACCGTGCCGCGCCTCGAGGCGCCGGCTTGGCTGATGCAGAAATACCGCGAAGGTTACGAGCTCGATCTCAAGCTCTGGGCCGGCCTGTGGATGATCGAACACAATCCGGACGGCAGCCGCGCCGACGAAGAGCCGTTGATCGTCTAG